In Mycoplasma sp. Mirounga ES2805-ORL, a single window of DNA contains:
- the gyrA gene encoding DNA gyrase subunit A, translating into MAKSNKKNNNKEPIIIDENNELNEELNEDFIPEDELFVAFKPVEETNDHDDEEEEEIPQNKAEYQVQSQILEEPLNGIKPIVVQNEMKNSFLEYAMSVIVSRALPDARDGLKPVHRRILYDMSELNITHTSQHRKSARIVGDVLGKYHPHGDSSVYEAMVRMAQDFSMRYPLVDGHGNFGSIDGDEAAAMRYTEARMSKVASEMLDGIKKDTVTFVDNYDGSEQEPSVLPSRFPNLLVSGGSGIAVGMATNIPPHNLGEAIDATIALARNPEITIDELMEYIPGPDFPTGATILGINGIKDAYKTGKGSIPVRSVARIEELKSGKSKIIVTEIPYEIKKTAIIEKIAELVKDKSIEGIADLRDESSREGIRIVIDVKRNVNPHILLNKLYRQTNLQVNFNANMVALVNGEPKMLNLKSALEVYLKHQEDVVTRRLQFDLKKAEDRLHILEGLKIAVENIDEVIKIIKSSKSDADAQANLAKRFDLTEKQTKAIVDMRLGRLTGLAIDNMLEEMANLTTEIARIKDILSHHDKLIDLIVEELTEVKNKYNDKRRTAIDEDAHGNITDEDMIPERDVVITTSSNGYVKRMDLEEYKMQRRGGVGMNTMKTYNDDDIANILTTSTHTDLLLFSNQARVYRIRAHEIPELSRQSKGTPFINIVPSLNVKDGEKIVSMLPINSYDEESYLFTTTKFGVIKKTSLSQYERINSNGKYAFNLREGDELIRAIVVNDNDLILLANNKDRIIKFQSTDFRPISRTATGVKGMTLEENQEVMSASTSGEGELILTIGRKGFGKLTHHDLFRLIKRGGKGVKGINAKSAGDLVFARFVNPQDELLLITTSGLTIRTAISQISQTGRAAKGVKIINLKKDETIQAVEVIKIDEKTDLEATLAATQVIENIKQQTQEINIKDLSKDDNDDIEEDNDEL; encoded by the coding sequence ATGGCAAAATCAAATAAAAAAAATAATAATAAAGAACCTATTATTATTGATGAAAATAATGAATTAAATGAAGAATTAAATGAAGATTTCATTCCAGAAGATGAATTGTTTGTTGCGTTTAAACCAGTTGAAGAAACAAATGATCACGATGATGAGGAAGAAGAAGAAATTCCTCAAAATAAAGCAGAATATCAAGTACAAAGTCAAATTTTAGAAGAACCATTAAATGGGATTAAACCAATAGTTGTTCAAAATGAAATGAAAAACTCATTTTTAGAATATGCAATGAGTGTTATTGTTTCTCGGGCATTGCCTGATGCACGTGATGGTCTAAAACCAGTTCATAGAAGAATACTTTATGATATGAGTGAATTAAATATTACTCATACATCTCAACATAGAAAATCAGCTCGTATCGTAGGGGATGTTTTAGGTAAGTACCATCCACACGGTGATAGTTCAGTTTATGAAGCTATGGTTCGTATGGCTCAAGATTTTTCAATGAGATATCCACTAGTTGATGGTCACGGTAACTTTGGTTCAATAGATGGTGACGAAGCTGCTGCAATGCGTTACACCGAAGCTAGAATGTCTAAAGTTGCTTCAGAAATGCTTGATGGTATAAAAAAGGATACCGTTACTTTTGTAGATAACTATGATGGAAGTGAACAAGAACCTTCTGTTCTTCCTTCGAGATTTCCGAACTTACTTGTTTCTGGTGGTTCAGGTATTGCTGTTGGTATGGCCACAAATATTCCTCCTCACAATCTAGGAGAAGCAATTGACGCAACAATAGCCTTAGCTAGAAATCCAGAAATTACTATTGATGAATTAATGGAATATATACCAGGTCCCGACTTTCCAACAGGAGCAACAATTTTAGGAATTAATGGAATTAAAGATGCATACAAAACTGGTAAAGGATCAATTCCGGTTCGTTCAGTTGCTAGAATTGAAGAATTAAAGTCTGGAAAAAGCAAAATTATAGTTACAGAAATTCCTTATGAAATTAAAAAAACAGCAATTATTGAAAAGATTGCGGAACTAGTAAAAGATAAATCTATAGAAGGTATTGCTGATTTACGTGATGAATCATCTCGTGAAGGAATAAGAATTGTAATAGATGTTAAAAGAAATGTTAACCCTCACATTCTTTTAAATAAACTTTACCGTCAAACTAATTTACAAGTTAACTTTAATGCAAATATGGTTGCTTTAGTTAATGGTGAACCTAAAATGTTAAATCTAAAATCTGCTTTAGAAGTTTACTTAAAGCATCAAGAAGATGTTGTAACACGTAGACTACAATTTGATCTTAAAAAAGCTGAAGATAGACTACATATACTTGAAGGTTTAAAAATAGCTGTCGAAAATATAGATGAAGTAATTAAAATTATTAAATCATCAAAAAGCGATGCAGATGCTCAAGCTAACCTAGCTAAGAGATTTGATCTAACTGAAAAACAAACAAAAGCAATAGTAGATATGAGGCTTGGACGTCTAACTGGTTTAGCGATTGATAATATGTTAGAAGAAATGGCTAACCTCACTACTGAGATTGCAAGAATTAAAGATATCTTAAGTCATCATGATAAATTAATTGATTTAATTGTTGAAGAATTAACTGAGGTTAAAAATAAATATAATGATAAACGTAGAACAGCAATTGATGAAGATGCTCATGGAAATATTACTGATGAAGATATGATTCCTGAACGCGATGTTGTTATAACAACAAGTTCAAATGGTTATGTTAAAAGAATGGATTTAGAAGAATACAAAATGCAACGTCGTGGTGGTGTTGGAATGAACACGATGAAAACTTATAACGATGATGATATTGCCAATATTCTGACAACGTCAACTCATACTGACTTATTACTTTTCAGTAATCAAGCCCGCGTATATAGAATACGTGCTCATGAAATTCCTGAATTGTCACGTCAATCAAAGGGAACACCATTTATAAATATTGTTCCTTCATTAAATGTAAAAGACGGTGAAAAAATTGTTTCAATGTTACCTATTAATTCTTATGATGAGGAAAGTTACTTGTTTACAACAACTAAATTTGGCGTAATTAAGAAAACATCGTTAAGTCAATATGAAAGAATTAACTCAAATGGTAAATATGCATTTAACTTAAGAGAAGGTGATGAATTAATAAGAGCTATTGTCGTAAATGATAATGATTTAATTCTTTTGGCTAACAATAAAGATAGAATAATTAAATTCCAATCAACTGATTTTAGACCAATAAGTAGAACTGCAACTGGTGTTAAAGGTATGACTTTAGAAGAAAATCAAGAAGTTATGTCAGCCTCAACATCTGGTGAAGGTGAACTAATTCTTACTATAGGACGTAAAGGATTTGGAAAACTTACTCATCATGATTTATTTAGATTAATTAAGCGTGGTGGTAAAGGTGTTAAAGGAATTAATGCTAAATCTGCTGGAGATTTGGTGTTTGCTAGATTTGTAAATCCTCAAGATGAATTATTATTAATTACAACAAGCGGTTTAACAATAAGAACAGCAATTAGTCAAATCAGTCAAACAGGACGTGCTGCTAAAGGTGTAAAGATAATTAATCTTAAAAAAGATGAAACTATCCAAGCTGTTGAAGTTATTAAAATCGATGAAAAAACAGACTTAGAAGCAACATTAGCTGCTACACAAGTTATTGAAAACATTAAACAACAAACACAAGAAATAAATATAAAAGATCTTTCAAAAGATGATAATGATGATATTGAAGAAGACAATGACGAACTATAA
- a CDS encoding ABC transporter ATP-binding protein has protein sequence MTSRFEDKEFSNHVSYSKLFPETIKINVAHHPKNLLEVRKDQKNNVWRNIKDFWTNLFIKTKRLFSGKKNDTTVDIDEYINNARVESVLGEDLRVAAEIEDIYLTFKNPANPKEKNLVLRGPSLKIYEGKVHAIIGESGSGKSVITSLLYGLTGNNSIIETGKVKLYGLEVQSYNLFNWEKSKLRGRVVSAVFQNPMSILDPTMKVGKQIMEGMLINKIVKTKKEAFEESIKYLELTKINNPREVMNLYPHELSGGMIQRIAIAAIVSLRPKILVMDEPTTALDPTVQALVLDIIRELQEKFKIAIVFITHDLGVVASIADFINIMYAGQIIESGTREEVLIHPQHPYTWGLISSMPDYNQKEKLEVIRGSVPSSLNYIQGDSFAVRNNYALGRDFTQEADMYQISSTHIVKSALLDKQAPFYEPPKLIQNLWKRYFNRLEQVHGKNFFEDLNSQNYIFWKNEVEKHNVELELSGVVDLADSESSNEIKQSFTEEEINEYKHEQDKNNESKEEK, from the coding sequence ATGACTTCTAGATTTGAAGATAAAGAATTTTCAAATCATGTTTCTTATTCAAAATTATTCCCTGAAACTATTAAAATTAATGTTGCACATCACCCTAAAAACCTTTTAGAAGTTAGAAAAGATCAAAAAAATAATGTTTGAAGAAACATTAAAGATTTTTGAACTAATTTATTTATCAAAACTAAAAGATTATTTTCTGGTAAAAAGAACGATACGACAGTAGATATTGATGAATATATAAATAATGCAAGAGTTGAAAGCGTCTTAGGTGAAGATTTAAGAGTTGCTGCAGAAATTGAAGATATATATTTAACATTTAAAAATCCAGCTAATCCTAAAGAAAAGAATTTAGTTCTAAGAGGCCCATCATTAAAAATATATGAAGGTAAAGTTCATGCTATTATTGGTGAATCCGGTTCAGGAAAATCAGTAATTACATCACTTTTATATGGACTTACAGGAAACAACTCTATTATTGAAACGGGTAAAGTCAAACTATATGGACTTGAAGTTCAAAGTTACAATTTATTTAATTGAGAAAAATCTAAATTAAGAGGACGTGTAGTTTCTGCTGTTTTCCAAAACCCAATGTCTATTTTGGACCCTACAATGAAAGTTGGCAAGCAAATTATGGAAGGTATGCTTATCAATAAAATTGTTAAAACTAAAAAAGAAGCTTTTGAAGAATCTATTAAATATTTAGAATTAACTAAAATAAACAATCCACGTGAAGTTATGAATTTATATCCTCATGAACTTTCAGGAGGTATGATTCAAAGAATTGCTATAGCTGCAATTGTTTCGCTAAGACCAAAAATACTAGTTATGGATGAACCTACCACAGCTTTAGACCCAACAGTTCAAGCTTTAGTGCTTGATATTATTAGAGAATTACAAGAAAAATTTAAAATTGCTATTGTTTTTATTACACACGACTTAGGTGTTGTTGCATCAATAGCCGACTTTATAAATATTATGTATGCAGGTCAAATTATAGAATCGGGGACAAGAGAAGAGGTTTTAATTCACCCTCAACATCCATATACATGAGGTTTAATTTCATCTATGCCTGATTATAATCAAAAAGAAAAACTTGAAGTTATTAGAGGTTCTGTTCCTTCATCACTTAACTATATTCAAGGAGATTCATTTGCGGTTCGTAATAATTATGCGCTTGGACGTGATTTCACACAAGAAGCAGATATGTATCAAATAAGTTCAACACATATTGTTAAGTCTGCTCTACTAGACAAGCAAGCGCCTTTCTATGAACCTCCCAAATTAATCCAAAATCTTTGAAAAAGATATTTCAATAGACTAGAACAAGTACATGGTAAGAACTTTTTTGAAGATTTAAATAGTCAAAATTATATTTTTTGAAAAAATGAAGTAGAAAAACATAATGTAGAACTAGAATTATCGGGCGTAGTTGATTTAGCAGATTCTGAATCATCTAACGAAATTAAACAATCATTTACTGAAGAAGAAATTAATGAATACAAACATGAACAAGACAAAAACAACGAAAGTAAAGAAGAGAAATAA
- the lpdA gene encoding dihydrolipoyl dehydrogenase, with the protein MTEKFKAFADNGIEYKGQIEEEFDVIVVGSGPGGYLAAEEAGKSGLKTLIIEKEFWGGVCLNVGCIPTKALLASTATLENIINAAGFGIIGNFDKLNIDYDQTWIKMHERKKGITTKISGSVKMLMKASKCKILEAEAKFVGSHEVEVEGKVYRGKNIIMAMGSLDRKLDMLPGFKESYNDENALTSKEAINYGEKRPSSITIVGGGVIGVEFAQVFASVGTKVTIIQNMDRLLPGIDLDIAKEIAKKLTAAGVEIIFNASSTEINSKKELVYKVNDEVKTVKSDVYLIAVGRVPVSEGLEQTGVIIGQRKEVVVDEQMKTNVKGVYAIGDLTGKAMLAHVAYNHALIAVQNILGNKKPKFTNTKPIPGCIYTHPEIAFVGMTEEKAKEAGKDVFTSKYLFGYLGKAIASQHTDGFAKLVVDKDNGQILGAHFIGANSTDYIAELTLAIEKNMTVDDLTYSIHPHPTYSEIVWECARSASLKLHQLKK; encoded by the coding sequence ATGACAGAAAAATTTAAAGCTTTTGCAGACAATGGAATCGAATACAAAGGTCAAATTGAAGAAGAATTTGATGTTATTGTAGTTGGTTCTGGACCTGGTGGATATTTAGCGGCAGAAGAAGCTGGTAAGTCAGGTTTAAAAACATTAATTATAGAAAAAGAATTTTGGGGTGGAGTTTGTTTAAATGTTGGATGTATTCCAACTAAAGCATTACTAGCTTCAACAGCTACATTAGAAAACATTATCAATGCTGCCGGATTTGGAATAATAGGTAACTTTGATAAGTTAAATATTGACTATGATCAAACATGAATTAAAATGCACGAACGCAAAAAAGGAATCACAACTAAAATATCAGGTAGTGTAAAAATGTTAATGAAAGCTTCAAAATGTAAAATTCTTGAAGCTGAAGCTAAGTTTGTTGGATCACATGAAGTTGAAGTTGAAGGCAAAGTATATCGTGGCAAAAATATAATTATGGCTATGGGTAGTTTAGACAGAAAATTAGATATGCTTCCCGGTTTTAAAGAATCATACAATGATGAAAATGCTTTAACTTCAAAAGAAGCTATTAATTATGGCGAAAAAAGACCTAGCTCAATTACTATTGTCGGTGGTGGAGTTATAGGTGTTGAATTTGCGCAAGTATTTGCATCAGTTGGAACTAAAGTAACAATTATTCAAAATATGGATAGATTGTTACCTGGAATTGATTTAGATATTGCGAAAGAAATTGCCAAAAAATTAACAGCAGCAGGTGTTGAAATTATTTTCAATGCTTCAAGCACTGAAATAAATTCTAAAAAAGAACTTGTGTACAAAGTTAATGATGAAGTAAAAACAGTGAAATCTGATGTTTACTTAATAGCTGTTGGACGTGTTCCGGTTAGTGAAGGTTTAGAACAAACCGGCGTTATAATTGGGCAAAGAAAAGAAGTTGTTGTTGATGAACAAATGAAAACTAATGTTAAAGGAGTTTATGCAATTGGGGACCTAACAGGAAAAGCTATGCTAGCCCATGTTGCATATAACCACGCTTTAATTGCGGTACAAAATATTTTAGGAAATAAAAAACCTAAATTTACAAATACAAAACCAATTCCTGGTTGCATATATACACATCCAGAAATTGCATTTGTTGGTATGACTGAGGAAAAAGCTAAAGAAGCAGGAAAAGATGTATTTACATCAAAATACTTATTTGGATATTTAGGAAAGGCGATTGCCTCACAACACACAGATGGATTTGCAAAATTAGTTGTTGATAAAGACAATGGTCAAATATTAGGAGCTCACTTTATTGGTGCTAACTCAACAGATTACATTGCTGAACTAACTTTAGCAATTGAAAAGAATATGACAGTAGATGACTTAACATACTCAATCCACCCACACCCAACTTATTCTGAAATTGTTTGAGAATGTGCAAGAAGTGCATCATTAAAATTACATCAATTAAAAAAATAA
- a CDS encoding NCS2 family permease produces MEQETSIDLNQNKQNGDNLNDNKNKKQSSFVKKIDKFFKISERKSNIKTELISGLITFLAMSYILIANPNILSDPHGANMKYGAAFLATALSAFLGTMLMGLFGKLPLGLAPGMGVNAFFSYTVAAKWGYSAEQALGICILSGLLFLIISLTPIRKTIIKAIPKDLKLAIGAGIGLFIAFIGLQNSGIIVPNGPTDTFTANNITVDPGKTIHLAGPGTLVFQGTPSVTLGNLASPLALLALGGILLSIILYARKIKFNFIISILVTATVGAIINYSYYGINGSFIDNFPKFDFNGQFKYSELGSFKDIVGKGFVSIFTDGKSFWKISILPAIITFLFLDLFDTLGTFVGVANPLGLINKDGELEGADRALMSDSIATIGGAVLGTPVVTTFIESSAGIEYGGKTGLSSIMISFLFALSIPLFPLFAIFATSPAVTAMVLFTLGIMMMSQLKYINWDDISIAASTFTIIIFMLLTFSISNGIAFGFIVYVTMKFVQGKFKDIHPMLYGLFFVFIGYLTIIQFYS; encoded by the coding sequence ATGGAACAAGAAACATCTATTGATTTAAATCAAAATAAACAAAACGGTGATAATTTAAATGATAATAAAAATAAAAAACAATCCAGTTTTGTTAAAAAAATTGATAAGTTTTTTAAAATATCGGAAAGAAAATCTAATATTAAAACTGAATTGATTTCAGGTCTTATTACCTTTTTGGCAATGAGTTACATTCTAATTGCTAATCCAAATATTTTATCAGATCCACACGGAGCAAATATGAAATACGGTGCAGCTTTTTTAGCTACAGCTTTATCAGCATTTCTAGGAACTATGCTAATGGGTCTATTTGGAAAATTGCCTTTAGGTTTAGCTCCGGGAATGGGGGTTAACGCTTTTTTCTCATACACTGTTGCCGCTAAATGAGGTTACAGCGCTGAACAAGCATTAGGAATTTGCATTTTATCTGGATTATTATTCTTAATAATTTCATTAACACCTATTAGAAAAACAATCATTAAAGCTATTCCTAAAGATCTTAAATTAGCTATTGGAGCCGGCATTGGCTTATTTATAGCTTTTATTGGTTTGCAAAATTCAGGGATTATTGTACCAAATGGACCTACTGATACTTTCACCGCAAACAATATAACAGTTGATCCTGGTAAAACAATTCATCTAGCCGGTCCCGGAACTTTAGTTTTTCAGGGTACACCATCAGTAACACTTGGGAATCTTGCATCACCTTTAGCTTTATTAGCTTTAGGAGGAATATTATTATCAATTATTTTATATGCTAGAAAAATTAAATTTAACTTCATTATTTCAATTTTAGTAACTGCTACAGTTGGAGCTATTATCAATTATTCATATTATGGAATAAATGGATCATTTATAGATAACTTTCCTAAATTTGACTTTAACGGCCAATTTAAATATTCTGAATTAGGTTCATTTAAAGACATTGTGGGTAAAGGGTTTGTGTCTATATTTACTGATGGCAAAAGTTTTTGAAAAATATCAATTTTGCCAGCTATTATTACATTTTTATTTTTGGATCTATTTGATACTTTAGGAACTTTTGTTGGAGTTGCAAATCCTTTAGGATTAATAAATAAAGATGGAGAATTAGAAGGAGCGGATAGAGCTTTAATGTCGGATTCAATTGCTACAATTGGAGGTGCAGTTTTAGGCACACCAGTTGTGACTACATTTATTGAATCATCCGCAGGAATAGAATATGGTGGAAAAACCGGACTTTCATCTATTATGATTTCATTTTTATTTGCTTTATCAATTCCTCTATTTCCACTTTTTGCAATATTTGCAACTTCCCCAGCAGTTACAGCCATGGTTTTATTTACATTAGGAATTATGATGATGTCTCAATTAAAATATATTAATTGGGATGATATAAGCATTGCAGCAAGTACTTTTACAATTATTATTTTTATGTTATTGACATTTTCAATATCAAACGGTATTGCATTTGGCTTTATAGTTTATGTTACAATGAAATTTGTGCAAGGAAAATTTAAAGATATTCATCCAATGTTGTATGGATTATTCTTTGTCTTTATCGGTTATTTAACAATTATTCAATTTTATTCTTAA
- a CDS encoding MAG5620 family putative phospho-sugar mutase encodes MDKEVVLNTKNNLIVLPRSIMLDSVDAKKDISFSLSILAQSISKVIEPVEKILVSFQGDIIDEKYKLILFSALSKKGKIYEYSYYESIPLVVDEYLLKKEKYNTLLKIVYDKNNFLEISIFDSNMMLKKELFENVKEEYLSLNEYTVPTSLETEKINLSEYIKELASTDEMLKAFKNLRHKYKTSSLFKIDDSIGNVLMKEAINNSKNNALFYKKNKFKNPLNIKLLTKIFKTHFSNNLKVSNLFLIDKFDNINLSFLIDNKYKWLNSNELAALYLDFLLEELKRNKVDISGSFVILPQNAPLGLFELLKSYKIKQIFYDDNNFDEMIRKENCIFAYTDKSFYPNPIYSKVVNNYYFIFTIIWMLNAYKNRNNILTYKYKNHNEIFGKIITKHVNQKFNKSNLDLLIKYISNNYKNIKYSQFDLINVYKTWNNNKLVLLKLISNNKHQLIISFDPKNNQLHFEYQLCKEYQNTISNNVFISYIKQRFFIFKLMKGFKRFKNKVNEDIKENEKK; translated from the coding sequence ATGGATAAAGAAGTTGTATTAAATACAAAAAATAATTTGATTGTTTTGCCGAGATCAATAATGCTCGACAGTGTTGATGCAAAAAAAGACATCAGTTTTTCTTTGTCAATTTTGGCTCAATCAATTTCTAAAGTTATTGAACCAGTTGAAAAGATTCTTGTATCATTCCAAGGAGATATAATTGATGAAAAATATAAACTTATTCTTTTTTCTGCTTTATCAAAGAAAGGCAAAATATATGAATATAGTTACTATGAAAGCATACCTTTAGTAGTTGATGAATACCTCCTAAAAAAAGAAAAATATAATACATTGTTAAAAATTGTTTATGATAAAAATAATTTCTTAGAAATTTCAATTTTTGATTCAAATATGATGTTGAAAAAGGAATTATTTGAAAATGTTAAAGAAGAATATTTATCACTGAATGAATATACAGTTCCAACTAGTTTGGAAACTGAAAAAATAAATCTATCTGAATACATTAAAGAACTTGCTTCAACAGATGAAATGCTAAAGGCTTTTAAAAATTTAAGACACAAGTATAAAACAAGTTCTCTATTTAAAATTGATGATAGTATAGGCAATGTTTTAATGAAAGAAGCAATAAACAATTCTAAAAACAATGCTTTATTTTATAAAAAAAATAAGTTTAAAAACCCCCTAAATATTAAATTACTCACTAAGATTTTTAAAACCCATTTTTCAAACAATTTAAAGGTTTCTAATTTATTTTTAATTGATAAATTTGATAATATAAATTTAAGTTTTTTAATTGATAATAAATATAAATGACTAAATTCTAATGAATTAGCTGCTTTATATTTAGATTTTTTATTAGAAGAATTAAAAAGAAATAAAGTGGATATTTCTGGTTCATTTGTTATCTTGCCACAAAATGCACCGCTTGGTTTATTTGAACTATTAAAGTCATATAAAATTAAGCAAATTTTTTATGACGATAATAATTTTGATGAGATGATAAGAAAAGAAAATTGTATTTTTGCTTATACTGACAAAAGTTTTTATCCTAATCCAATTTATTCAAAAGTTGTCAATAATTATTATTTTATTTTTACAATAATTTGGATGTTAAATGCTTATAAAAATAGAAATAACATTCTCACTTATAAGTATAAGAACCATAATGAAATTTTTGGCAAAATTATCACAAAACATGTAAACCAAAAATTTAATAAATCTAACTTAGATTTACTAATTAAATACATTTCAAATAATTATAAAAACATTAAATATAGTCAGTTTGATCTAATTAATGTCTATAAAACTTGAAATAATAATAAGTTAGTACTTTTAAAACTTATTTCAAACAATAAGCACCAGTTAATTATTTCTTTTGATCCTAAGAATAACCAATTGCATTTTGAATATCAATTATGTAAAGAATATCAAAATACAATTAGCAATAATGTTTTTATTAGTTATATAAAGCAAAGATTTTTCATTTTTAAATTAATGAAGGGTTTTAAAAGATTTAAAAATAAAGTAAATGAAGATATCAAAGAAAATGAAAAAAAATAA
- a CDS encoding ABC transporter ATP-binding protein yields MNENKQEYYCEKGKFNKKICRPIRKGVHEMLDSSSKKKIVEIRNLDIEYGFGAKKYTAIKDMNLNIYEGEVLGLVGESGSGKTTTGRAIIGLVPHNFGYIKILDRVIPKNIDKVHFGKYKKETIDFMVNKVQMIFQDPTNSLNPFKNVEQVIGEGLTNLKSSKDIYLSNIDQDTYLEINKKINEIDSKNPLTNNVWKDIRDNEKTTKDLYDFVNVKTLDILNERVKQNSQYQEIINFVSERKQFRDEESKLNEKQCKRKLIVDILSQVGLDETVLSRFPLEFSGGQQQRVGICRSVVLQPKLLIADEPISALDVSIQAQVINIFNELKERYHLTILFIAHDLRMVEYISDRIAVLNKGTLLEIGPTHEIMHNAHHPYTRSLLEAVPSIESKKGSLIGYVYDANMHNYSQEVQPSWQKINDEHFVLATDEEFKEFKKQAKLNNK; encoded by the coding sequence ATGAATGAAAATAAACAAGAATACTATTGTGAAAAAGGAAAATTTAATAAAAAGATTTGTCGTCCTATAAGAAAAGGTGTTCATGAAATGTTAGATTCATCTTCAAAGAAAAAAATTGTTGAAATTAGAAATTTAGATATAGAGTATGGTTTCGGTGCAAAAAAATATACAGCTATTAAAGATATGAATCTTAATATATATGAGGGTGAGGTTTTAGGTTTAGTTGGAGAATCGGGTTCAGGTAAAACAACTACTGGTAGAGCTATTATCGGCTTAGTTCCTCATAATTTTGGGTATATTAAAATTTTAGATAGAGTAATTCCTAAAAATATTGACAAGGTTCACTTTGGAAAATATAAAAAAGAAACAATTGACTTTATGGTTAATAAAGTTCAAATGATTTTTCAAGATCCAACAAACAGTTTAAATCCATTTAAAAATGTTGAACAAGTAATTGGAGAGGGTTTAACTAATCTTAAAAGTTCAAAAGATATTTATCTATCAAACATTGACCAAGATACTTATTTAGAAATAAATAAAAAAATTAATGAAATTGATTCTAAAAATCCTTTAACTAATAATGTTTGAAAAGATATAAGAGATAATGAGAAAACTACTAAAGACCTCTATGATTTTGTTAATGTCAAAACATTAGACATCCTTAATGAAAGAGTTAAACAAAATAGTCAGTACCAAGAAATAATTAATTTTGTTAGTGAAAGAAAGCAATTTAGAGATGAAGAATCTAAGTTAAATGAAAAACAATGCAAACGTAAATTAATAGTTGATATTCTTAGTCAAGTTGGTCTAGATGAAACTGTCTTAAGTAGATTCCCACTGGAATTTTCAGGAGGACAACAACAACGGGTTGGTATTTGTCGTTCAGTTGTCTTGCAACCTAAATTATTAATAGCTGATGAACCTATTTCAGCTCTTGATGTTTCTATACAAGCTCAAGTTATTAATATTTTTAATGAATTAAAGGAAAGATACCATTTAACAATATTATTTATAGCTCACGATTTAAGAATGGTTGAATATATTTCTGATCGTATTGCAGTTTTAAATAAAGGAACTCTTTTAGAAATAGGTCCTACTCACGAAATTATGCATAATGCTCATCATCCATACACCAGAAGTTTATTAGAGGCAGTTCCTTCAATTGAAAGCAAAAAAGGTTCACTTATTGGTTATGTTTATGACGCTAACATGCACAATTACTCTCAAGAAGTGCAACCTTCATGACAAAAAATTAATGATGAACACTTTGTTTTAGCAACCGACGAAGAATTTAAAGAATTTAAAAAGCAAGCTAAATTAAATAATAAGTAA